From a single Botrytis cinerea B05.10 chromosome 16, complete sequence genomic region:
- the Bcpus1 gene encoding Bcpus1, with product MEANAQSGGHRGGGGRGRGRGGFGRGGRGNSRGGSRGGRKPEMGRKEYNRQGPKRDRNDDDQASKRRKTVHNGESEPTAFSTEFSKEEIESEVRKPKHKVAVMIGYAGTGYKGLQINTKEKTIEGDMFKAFVAAGAISKANANDPKKSALIRCARTDKGVHAAGNVLSLKLIIEDPKVVENINSHLPDQIRVWGIERTTGSFNCYQMCDSRWYEYLIPTYSFIPPHPKSFLGKELLQAAEKEGVLENYNKLQEDAVSFWADAEKEFVQPILDNLDPQLAADVMEAIHAAEESNEPIGKNIKKNKAEAKEDSEIKEEVNEQAQGEPAIKTEGETGDGSVLEEPTAVEVAAEVKTDSEAMQGVQATEAPEVKDDTNQNEEVKLETDGAQEISKSILTPLEKAVKEVKAAYIKAKKAYRIHESRRERVQEALNQYVGTYNFHNYTILKSFKDASSKRHIKSFKIGTQPIIIHDTEWLSLKVHGQSFMMHQIRKMVAMAALVVRCASPMELIKETYTAAKISIPKAPSLGLLLEAPVFHNYNEKIAKDFDREKLDFEKYREKMDEFKQREIYDRIFRVENAENQFHTFFHHLDHHRSDYFLWLTASGISAGRQRGADKDVLDASDDEADVNGEEG from the exons ATGGAGGCGAACGCACAATCCGGAGGTCACCGCGGTGGAGGAGGACGAGGGCGGGGGCGGGGAGGTTTTGGCAGAGGCGGCAGAGGAAATTCCAGAGGTGGCTCCAGAGGTGGTAGAAAGCCAGAGATGGGTCGCAAGGAATATAA TCGGCAAGGACCAAAGAGAGATCGAAATGACGACGACCAAGCATCGAAACGCAGAAAGACGGTACACAATGGAGAATCGGAGCCAACAGCGTTTAGTACGGAATTCTCCAAGGAAGAAATCGAAAGCGAAGTACGAAAACCAAAACACAAAGTCGCCGTCATGATTGGCTATGCAGGAACAGGATACAAAGGCTTGCAAATTAATACCAAGGAGAAGACGATTGAGGGTGACATGTTCAAGGCTTTTGTTGCTGCCGGTGCGATTTCGAAAGCTAACGCAAATGATCCCAAAAAGTCAGCTTTGATTCGATGCGCGCGAACTGATAAGGGCGTTCACGCAGCTGGCAACGTTCTCTCCTTGAAACTCATCATCGAAGACCCAAAAGTTGTTGAAAACATCAATTCACATTTACCAGATCAAATTCGAGTCTGGGGTATCGAAAGAACTACTGGATCTTTCAATTGCTACCAAATGTGCGACTCGAGATGGTACGAATACTTAATCCCAACCTACTCATTCATCCCACCTCATCCTAAGAGTTTTCTTGGAAAGGAGTTGCTTCAGGCCGCTGAAAAAGAAGGTGTTTTGGAGAACTATAATAAACTTCAAGAAGATGCTGTATCGTTTTGGGCCGATGCCGAGAAGGAATTTGTACAACCCATTCTCGATAATTTGGATCCCCAATTAGCAGCGGATGTTATGGAAGCTATTCATGCTGCTGAGGAGTCCAATGAGCCAATCGGAAAGAACATCAAGAAGAATAAAGCAGAAGCTAAGGAAGACTCTGAAATCAAGGAAGAAGTCAATGAACAGGCTCAAGGAGAACCTGCAATAAAGACTGAAGGGGAAACCGGTGACGGATCAGTACTTGAAGAGCCTACAGCAGTCGAAGTTGCAGCAGAGGTGAAGACGGATTCAGAAGCTATGCAAGGAGTCCAAGCTACCGAAGCACCAGAAGTAAAGGATGATACTAATCAAAACGAAGAAGTTAAGCTAGAAACAGATGGTGCTCAAGAAATTTCGAAATCGATTCTTACACCTCTGGAGAAGGCTGTCAAAGAAGTAAAAGCAGCTTACATTAAGGCCAAGAAAGCATATCGCATACATGAATCTCGTAGAGAACGAGTACAAGAAGCTCTCAACCAATACGTCGGCACTTATAATTTTCACAACTATACCATCCTCAAAAGCTTTAAAGATGCCTCTTCTAAACGACACAttaaatctttcaagattGGAACACAACCTATTATCATTCATGATACAGAATGGCTTTCACTGAAAGTTCATGGTCAATCATTCATGATGCATCAAATCCGAAAAATGGTAGCCATGGCAGCATTAGTGGTACGATGTGCTTCGCCAATGGAGCTCATCAAGGAAACTTATACTGCTGCTAAGATTAGTATACCAAAAGCCCCAAGTTTAGGTTTACTATTAGAAGCCCCGGTTTTTCACAATTATAACGAGAAAATTGCGAAGGATTTCGACAGGGAGAAGTTAGACTTTGAGAAGTAtagagagaagatggatgagtTCAAGCAGAGAGAGATCTATGATAGAATTTTCAGAGTGGAGAATGCTGAAAATCA ATTTCATACATTTTTTCATCATTTAGATCATCATCGAAGCGATTACTTCTTATGGCTAACAGCGTCAGGCATTTCTGCTGGAAGACAACGTGGTGCAGATAAGGATGTTCTAGATGCCAGTGATGATGAGGCTGATGTCAATGGCGAGGAAGGTTGA
- the Bctfa1 gene encoding Bctfa1: MDLAQMLVRSCMRSFYDTKHILVIDALVIHSALRDDDLAYLMSINTKELHKLCGKLKEDRFLAVHSRPEIKEGQQRPINRTYYFIDYRATIDAIKWRVFQIDKAVQGNTVPDDERKEYFCPRCKSEWTMFEVLDKRNYEGFLCHKCDYLLVHDPDNNRGGHEQSSKLNAQFKFITDLLPKIDQVVIPANTFEQALSTARKVVRDEANPGSETAPVALSSERPTAVRGLDNTGPTSISVTLTNGEGPTAADIAAEQARKEKTAAQNALPQHFTHSTITGEQVKFANQPTASVGPAVDTNKKDIKPDTEGSGEGTEIDDYFAQLKAAQAKELEQEADEEYETDDEEEEGFEDVIPNGTTSGAATPASSVGGTETKPSVTSGSGISGVLKHSRNESVSASGTSTGGGSPVTGPNTPNEDRPLKRVRIEEPVPAAPVIKDEEESEEDMEFEDV; the protein is encoded by the exons ATGGATCTCGCCCAGATGTTGGTGCGCTCTTGTATGCGCTCGTTCTACGACACAAAACATATCCTTGTGATCGATGCGCTCGTCATTCACTCCGC GTTGCGCGATGATGATTTAGCATATCTGATGAGCATAAACACAAAGGAGCTTCATAAACTCTGTGGAAAATTGAAGGAGGATCGATTTCTTGCAGT GCATTCCCGCCCAGAGATCAAAGAAGGCCAACAACGACCAATTAATCGAACCTACTATTTTATCGATTATCGTGCAACAATCGATGCGATCAAATGGAGAGTCTTCCAGATAGACAAGGCCGTTCAAGGAAACACTGTGCCAGATGACGAGAGAAAGGAATATTTTTGCCCTCGATGCAAATCGGAATGGACCATGTTCGAGGTCTTGGACAAGAGAAATTATGAAGGCTTCTTATGTCATAAATGCGACTACCTTCTGGTACACGATCCTGACAACAACCGCGGGGGACACGAACAGTCATCGAAACTCAATGCACAGTTCAAATTCATCACCGACTTACTCCCAAAAATCGATCAGGTGGTCATCCCTGCGAATACCTTCGAACAAGCTCTCTCAACAGCTCGTAAGGTGGTTCGAGATGAAGCTAATCCCGGCAGTGAAACTGCGCCCGTCGCTCTTTCCTCCGAGCGACCAACTGCTGTTCGTGGTTTGGATAATACTGGACCAACGTCTATCTCAGTTACGTTGACGAATGGAGAAGGACCTACAGCTGCAGATATCGCTGCTGAACAAGCTCGCAAAGAGAAGACGGCTGCTCAGAACGCGTTACCTCAGCATTTCACTCACAGTACTATCACTGGAGAGCAAGTCAAGTTTGCCAATCAACCTACGGCCTCTGTTGGCCCTGCAGTTGACACCAATAAGAAGGATATCAAACCTGACACCGAAGGTAGTGGTGAAGGGActgaaattgatgattattTTGCGCAACTCAAGGCTGCACAAGCTAAAGAACTTGAACAAGAAGCAGACGAAGAATACGAAACagacgacgaagaagaagaaggtttcGAAGACGTCATTCCAAATGGCACCACATCTGGTGCCGCCACCCCAGCTAGCTCGGTTGGAGGTACAGAAACTAAGCCCAGTGTAACGAGTGGTAGTGGTATTAGCGGTGTTCTAAAGCATTCACGAAATGAAAGTGTTTCAGCAAGTGGAACGAGCACAGGTGGAGGAAGTCCGGTAACAGGACCTAATACACCAAATGAGGATAGACCATTGAAGAGAGTTAGAATTGAAGAGCCAGTTCCAGCAGCACCGGTTataaaagatgaagaggaaagcGAAGAGGATATGGAGTTTGAAGACGTTTGA
- the Bccys4 gene encoding Bccys4, producing MASITSPARAPVLAMSASELIGNTPLVRLNKIPQSLGIEAEVYAKVELFNAGGSIKDRIALRMIEEAEKSGRIKPGDTLIEPTSGNTGIGLALVGAIKGYKTIITLPEKMSPEKVAVLRALGATIIRTPTQAAWDAPESHIGVARRLLKEIPNSHILDQYANENNPNAHEFGTAEEIWEQTGGKITAVVAGAGTGGTITGLSKGLKKHNKDVKIIAADPHGSILAVPESLNQEHANESYKVEGIGYDFIPDVLDRDSVDVWYKTDDRESFAYARRLIAEEGLLVGGSSGSAIAAMVKGVRDLGLGKGDTVVVILPDSIRSYLSKFADDDWLAANDLLPPTPESSLPASPVVEAQSKKDPYSGATLRSLRLKPVTSVLANSPCSEAVETMREKGFDQLPVLAPKGDRLVGLVTLGNLLSWISRGRATGKSPVSDVMFDFSHIPEVITDPKDISHLSSPPKSNGIETTKDGKKQTTPKRKFVEITLDTPISALSKFFEWNSAAIVTEKGSETDGLSKPVAVVTKVDLLSWMVKQTKV from the exons ATGGCATCCATTACTAGTCCTGCGCGGGCTCCAGTCCTTGCAATGAGTGCTTCTGAGTTGATTGGAAACACTCCTTTGGTACGATTAAACAAGATCCCACAGAGCTTGGGTATCGAAGCCGAAGTCTATGCCAAGGTCGAACTCTTCAATGCTGGCGGAAGTATCAAGGATCGCATTGCCCTCCGTATGATTGAGGAGGCGGAAAAGTCTGGAAGAATAAAGCCTGGAGATACTCTCATTGAGCCGACCAGTGGAAACAC TGGTATTGGTCTTGCTCTTGTTGGGGCTATCAAAGGTTACAAGACAATCATTACTCTTCCCGAAAAGATGTCACCCGAAAAGGTTGCTGTTCTTCGTGCACTTGGAGCCACCATCATTCGTACTCCAACCCAAGCAGCTTGGGATGCTCCCGAGTCCCACATCGGAGTAGCAAGACGATTGTTGAAAGAGATTCCAAACTCTCACATCCTCGATCAATATGCCAACGAGAACAACCCCAACGCACACGAATTCGGAACTGCAGAGGAAATATGGGAGCAGACTGGTGGTAAGATTACTGCTGTTGTCGCAGGAGCTGGTACAGGTGGAACCATTACTGGATTATCCAAAGGCTTAAAGAAACACAACAAGGATGTCAAAATCATTGCAGCAGATCCTCACGGATCCATACTTGCAGTTCCAGAAAGTCTGAATCAAGAACATGCCAACGAATCATACAAGGTTGAGGGAATTGGTTACGATTTCATCCCTGATGTTTTGGATAGAGATTCTGTCGATGTGTGGTACAAGACAGATGATCGTGAATCATTCGCCTACGCACGTAGATTGATTGCCGAAGAAGGACTTTTGGTGGGAGGTAGCAGTGGCAGTGCTATTGCAGCTATGGTAAAGGGAGTCCGTGATTTGGGACTTGGTAAAGGCGATACCGTGGTCGTCATCCTACCAGATAGTATCAGAAGTTATCTCAGCAAATTTGCCGATGACGACTGGTTGGCCGCCAACGACCTCCTTCCTCCTACCCCAGAGTCCTCCTTGCCAGCATCCCCAGTCGTCGAAGCTCAATCCAAGAAAGATCCATACTCTGGAGCCACTCTTCGATCCCTCCGCCTCAAACCAGTCACATCTGTCCTCGCCAACTCCCCTTGTTCTGAAGCCGTCGAGACCATGCGTGAAAAGGGCTTTGATCAACTTCCCGTCCTCGCTCCAAAAGGTGACAGACTCGTCGGTCTTGTCACCCTTGGAAATCTACTCAGTTGGATTAGTCGCGGTCGCGCAACCGGAAAAAGCCCAGTTTCAGATGTCATGTTCGATTTCTCCCACATCCCTGAAGTTATCACCGACCCCAAGGATATCAGTCATCTTTCTTCGCCTCCTAAGAGCAATGGTATCGAAACGACAAAGGATGGCAAGAAGCAAACCACCCCAAAGCGTAAATTCGTAGAGATCACACTCGATACTCCTATTTCCGCCTTGAGTAAATTTTTCGAATGGAACAGTGCCGCGATTGTTACTGAGAAGGGAAGTGAGACTGATGGGTTGTCAAAACCAGTAGCAGTTGTCACAAAGGTTGACTTGCTGAGCTGGATGGTCAAGCAAACGAAGGTTTAA